Proteins encoded in a region of the Zunongwangia endophytica genome:
- a CDS encoding DUF6787 family protein, with product MEKLKERWGLTSNRQLIVIFIVFAITGSTAAKLATPVTAFLGITSEHGWYIYWPARILLIFPIYQVLLVAIGWIFGQFEFFWAFEKKMLSRFGLGKFFK from the coding sequence ATGGAGAAATTAAAAGAACGCTGGGGATTAACTTCTAACCGCCAGCTTATTGTAATCTTTATAGTTTTTGCAATTACCGGATCTACGGCTGCAAAATTAGCTACACCGGTTACAGCTTTTCTAGGCATTACTTCAGAGCATGGATGGTATATTTACTGGCCTGCAAGAATCTTGCTGATATTCCCTATTTATCAGGTTTTGCTGGTAGCAATTGGATGGATTTTTGGCCAATTTGAGTTTTTCTGGGCCTTCGAAAAGAAAATGCTAAGCAGATTTGGACTTGGTAAATTTTTTAAATAA
- a CDS encoding TonB-dependent receptor, producing MRTVLITLLFIAIAPIIYAQNQFSGHITNQETGEPVFSATVYFPRLEKGTTTDIDGNFIIKNLPSGDCKLVVSSIGFTSYSQEVTIPSTNFELVLNPSAVEMEEVIVSTPFHQLQSENVMRVERESVSELNKKGAVTLADGISQIAGVENLSTGVGIGKPVIRGLSSNRVLTYTQGVRMENQQFGGEHGLGISSKGIGSVEVIKGPASLLYGSDALGGVLYLNPEQYASVGETNAEVNGDYFSNTLGYQASAMAKTSGEKLKFIARGSLAEHSDYKAGNGDRVTNTRFNEKDLKTGIAYQNEKFKSDLRYNFNRSELGIPEEIGEQTTSKTLVLPYQQIDNHILSLDNKIYFANSSIDAKFGYQFNNRKEFEDHHEHGEEHEDHAEEEHDHEGEHEEHDHHDEEGETLDPALDMELETFNYNIKYNLPKLGNFETIAGIQGMWQENRNTGEEVLIPNAETVDFGIFATTHFHLTKWDFQAGLRYDTRNIDSEVYGDLDDAEYIQAIDRDFNSFNGAFGAKYQFNKHLNARLNLASGFRAPNLAELTSNGSHHGANRYEVGNANLDNEQNFQIDFSLEWRNEHFEAFANAFHNTINNYIYLSPTGETMNENPVYDYVQDDAELYGGEAGIHIHPHPWDWLHIESSFETVTGKRSDDAYLPLIPANSITNTFRVEFNEGEIIKNKYAFIRLKNVFDKENTSAFETRTGGYSLLGAGIGGRVQLEKSEVQISINGNNLLDKSYIAHLSRLKTDGIANIGRNIMVSVQWFL from the coding sequence ATGAGAACAGTGCTCATTACCTTGCTGTTTATAGCAATTGCTCCTATTATATACGCTCAAAATCAATTTAGCGGTCACATAACGAATCAAGAAACCGGAGAACCTGTTTTTAGTGCTACCGTTTACTTTCCAAGATTAGAAAAAGGTACTACTACAGATATTGATGGTAATTTCATAATTAAAAATTTACCTTCAGGAGATTGCAAATTAGTGGTTTCTTCGATTGGTTTTACTTCGTATTCTCAAGAAGTAACGATCCCTTCAACTAACTTTGAGCTTGTTTTAAATCCTTCCGCAGTAGAAATGGAAGAAGTTATTGTATCGACGCCTTTTCACCAGTTACAAAGTGAAAATGTGATGCGAGTAGAGCGCGAAAGTGTTTCTGAGCTTAACAAAAAAGGTGCAGTAACCCTTGCTGATGGAATTTCTCAAATAGCCGGAGTAGAAAACTTAAGCACCGGTGTCGGTATTGGGAAACCTGTAATTAGAGGATTAAGCTCTAATCGTGTGCTTACGTATACTCAGGGTGTTCGTATGGAAAATCAGCAGTTTGGTGGTGAACATGGTTTGGGAATTAGCTCTAAAGGTATAGGTAGTGTAGAAGTAATTAAAGGCCCTGCTTCTCTTCTCTACGGAAGTGATGCGCTGGGCGGTGTTCTTTATCTGAATCCTGAACAATATGCTTCGGTTGGAGAAACAAATGCTGAAGTAAATGGCGATTACTTCAGTAATACTTTGGGCTATCAGGCCAGTGCCATGGCAAAAACTTCCGGAGAAAAACTAAAGTTTATCGCTCGTGGGAGTTTAGCAGAACATTCAGATTACAAAGCTGGAAATGGTGATCGAGTTACTAATACGAGATTCAACGAAAAAGATCTAAAAACAGGAATTGCTTATCAAAATGAAAAGTTTAAATCTGATCTACGTTACAATTTTAATCGTAGCGAGCTAGGAATTCCTGAAGAAATTGGCGAACAAACGACATCGAAAACTCTTGTGTTGCCATACCAACAAATAGATAACCATATTCTAAGTTTAGACAATAAAATTTATTTTGCAAACTCTAGTATTGATGCAAAATTTGGTTATCAATTTAATAATCGAAAAGAATTTGAAGATCACCACGAGCATGGCGAAGAACATGAAGATCATGCTGAAGAGGAACACGATCACGAAGGTGAGCACGAAGAGCATGATCATCACGATGAGGAAGGCGAAACATTAGATCCTGCTTTAGATATGGAGTTGGAAACCTTCAATTATAATATTAAATATAATCTGCCTAAACTCGGTAATTTTGAAACCATTGCCGGCATACAGGGAATGTGGCAGGAAAATAGAAATACGGGAGAAGAAGTTTTAATCCCTAATGCTGAAACGGTAGACTTTGGAATATTCGCTACAACGCATTTTCACTTAACAAAGTGGGATTTTCAGGCTGGTTTAAGATATGATACCAGAAATATCGATAGCGAAGTGTATGGTGATTTAGATGATGCTGAATACATTCAGGCCATCGATCGTGACTTTAATAGTTTTAATGGTGCCTTTGGTGCGAAGTATCAGTTTAATAAACATTTAAATGCACGCCTAAATTTAGCAAGCGGATTTAGAGCTCCTAATTTAGCTGAACTTACCAGCAATGGTTCGCATCACGGCGCAAATCGTTATGAGGTTGGAAACGCTAATCTGGATAACGAACAAAACTTTCAGATAGATTTTTCTCTTGAATGGAGAAATGAGCATTTTGAAGCTTTTGCTAATGCCTTTCACAACACCATCAACAATTACATCTATCTAAGCCCAACAGGCGAAACAATGAATGAAAATCCCGTGTATGATTATGTACAGGATGATGCTGAATTATATGGTGGTGAAGCAGGTATTCACATCCACCCGCATCCATGGGATTGGTTACATATAGAAAGCAGTTTTGAAACCGTAACCGGTAAAAGAAGTGATGATGCTTATTTGCCGCTAATACCGGCTAACAGCATTACCAATACGTTTAGAGTAGAATTTAATGAAGGTGAGATTATCAAAAATAAGTATGCTTTTATTCGCTTAAAGAATGTTTTCGATAAAGAGAACACCAGCGCTTTTGAAACTAGAACTGGAGGTTATTCTTTATTAGGAGCAGGAATTGGCGGCCGAGTACAATTAGAAAAATCTGAAGTGCAGATCTCTATCAACGGAAACAACCTTCTGGATAAATCATACATTGCGCATCTTTCCCGACTTAAAACCGATGGGATTGCCAATATTGGAAGAAATATTATGGTTTCAGTTCAGTGGTTTTTATAA
- the msrA gene encoding peptide-methionine (S)-S-oxide reductase MsrA, with the protein MKNEELATLAAGCFWCTEAVFQRLEGVSDVKSGFTGGFIKNPPYREVVTGRTGHAEGIQFTFDPEIISFQELLLIFFSTHDPTTLNRQQNDKGTQYRSAIFYHSEAQKRIAEQVIAELENQEVFQDPIVTEVTEASAFYEAEAEHYDFYNQNREQPYCQYIIDPKIKKLNALFAEKLKQ; encoded by the coding sequence ATGAAAAATGAAGAGTTAGCCACGTTGGCTGCAGGATGTTTTTGGTGTACCGAAGCTGTTTTTCAGCGTCTGGAAGGTGTGAGTGATGTGAAATCTGGATTTACCGGCGGATTCATTAAAAATCCTCCATATCGTGAAGTTGTGACGGGAAGAACGGGACATGCTGAAGGTATTCAGTTTACATTTGATCCTGAGATTATAAGTTTTCAGGAATTATTATTAATCTTCTTTTCTACTCACGATCCCACAACTTTAAATCGCCAACAAAACGATAAAGGAACGCAATATCGTAGTGCTATTTTTTATCACTCAGAAGCACAAAAGCGAATAGCAGAGCAGGTAATTGCTGAATTAGAAAATCAGGAAGTTTTTCAAGATCCTATAGTTACTGAAGTTACAGAAGCATCAGCATTTTATGAAGCGGAAGCCGAACATTATGACTTTTATAATCAGAATCGAGAACAACCTTATTGCCAATATATTATCGATCCTAAAATTAAGAAACTGAATGCTCTTTTTGCAGAAAAACTAAAGCAATAA
- a CDS encoding ABC transporter ATP-binding protein, with amino-acid sequence MITIKNIHKYYGDLHVLKGVDLHIAKSEIVSVVGASGAGKTTLLQILGTLDLPEKNKESKLIINETDIYGLNAKSLAKFRNDHIGFIFQFHQLLPEFTALENICIPAYIKNTPKAEAEKRAMELLGFLGLKNRAKHKPSTLSGGEQQRIAVARALMNNPAVIFADEPSGNLDSESAENLHKLFFKLRDEFGQTFVIVTHNEELADMADRKLTMVDGEIV; translated from the coding sequence ATGATCACAATTAAAAATATCCATAAGTATTACGGCGATTTACACGTTTTAAAAGGTGTTGATCTTCATATCGCGAAAAGCGAAATTGTTTCTGTAGTTGGTGCCTCGGGTGCCGGGAAAACAACCTTACTTCAGATTTTGGGAACATTAGATTTACCTGAAAAAAATAAGGAATCTAAACTTATAATCAACGAAACTGATATTTATGGTCTAAATGCTAAAAGCCTGGCGAAATTCAGGAATGATCATATTGGTTTTATATTCCAGTTTCATCAATTATTACCGGAATTTACTGCGTTAGAAAACATCTGCATTCCGGCGTACATCAAAAACACTCCAAAAGCTGAAGCCGAAAAAAGAGCGATGGAGCTTTTAGGCTTTTTAGGACTAAAAAATAGAGCAAAGCATAAACCCTCAACATTAAGTGGAGGAGAACAACAACGAATTGCGGTAGCGCGAGCATTAATGAATAACCCCGCAGTTATTTTTGCTGATGAACCGTCTGGTAATTTGGATAGTGAGTCTGCTGAAAATCTTCACAAACTCTTTTTTAAACTACGAGATGAATTTGGACAAACTTTCGTAATTGTAACACACAACGAAGAGCTTGCCGATATGGCCGATCGAAAATTGACGATGGTTGATGGTGAAATTGTGTAA
- a CDS encoding TIGR02757 family protein: protein MKKSELKEFLDFKVNQYNTPDFIGTDPIQIPHQFSKKEDIEIAGFLAATIAWGNRKSILKNANDLMERMERSPHDFILNFSDNNLETMEGFVHRTFNSIDLSYFMWSLQNIYKNHGGLEKIFSTHATAISLQPAIHEFKKIFFELPHQKRTQKHVSDPLKNSAAKRINMFLRWMVRNDNCGVDFGIWESISSSQLSCPLDVHSGNIARKLKLLKRKQNDAKALAELDTALRKLDHQDPVKYDFALFGLGAFEKY from the coding sequence TTGAAGAAAAGCGAACTAAAAGAATTTCTAGATTTTAAAGTTAATCAATATAACACTCCAGATTTTATAGGTACAGATCCTATTCAAATTCCGCATCAATTCAGTAAAAAAGAAGATATCGAAATTGCAGGTTTTTTGGCTGCAACTATCGCTTGGGGAAATCGAAAAAGTATTCTGAAAAATGCGAATGATCTTATGGAGCGCATGGAGCGATCGCCACATGATTTTATTCTGAATTTTAGCGATAATAATTTAGAAACCATGGAAGGTTTTGTACATCGAACCTTCAATAGTATCGATCTTAGCTATTTTATGTGGTCCCTTCAAAATATTTATAAGAATCACGGCGGTCTGGAAAAAATTTTCAGTACTCATGCCACTGCAATCTCGCTTCAGCCAGCAATACATGAGTTTAAAAAGATTTTTTTTGAACTTCCGCATCAAAAAAGAACACAAAAACACGTTAGCGATCCGCTAAAAAATTCCGCAGCTAAACGTATAAACATGTTTTTACGTTGGATGGTAAGAAATGATAATTGTGGAGTCGATTTTGGTATTTGGGAGTCGATTTCTTCTTCACAACTCTCCTGCCCGCTCGATGTGCATTCTGGCAATATTGCAAGAAAATTAAAATTGCTGAAAAGAAAGCAAAACGATGCTAAAGCTTTAGCTGAATTAGATACCGCACTTCGTAAACTAGATCATCAAGATCCGGTAAAATATGATTTTGCATTATTTGGACTTGGAGCCTTCGAAAAATATTGA
- a CDS encoding sensor histidine kinase: MIQPATPLNEKERLSSLNSIELLKGVSEEEFDNITQLASYICKTPISLITLVETEKNWYKSNHGGPSIAESERRLSHCAHAILEPDDLMEVEDLREDLRFKDNPFTSNPESPILYYAGMPLLDNNGFALGTLCVLDTKINKLNEDQKSALKALAKQVEKLFELRRKNLYLEKIKQELDDHNSLLKDFAGVVSHDMKMPLANMIITADLIKARYKDHVDEKGQEHLSNLKKSALKLSDYINGILNHYESDRIASSDLVEFDFHHLLEDIIDLMNINDKCEINFPSDNMMLNCNRSALEQIFINLINNSIKYNNKEKIVIDIESFKDENFYHFTVKDNGIGIPEDQLSNIFQLFKTLYITDRQGNQGNGIGLSTVKKLVNSLGGKISVQSVLGESTCFDFSIKKSLSL, translated from the coding sequence ATGATCCAACCCGCTACACCTCTTAATGAAAAGGAACGTTTAAGTTCCCTAAATTCCATAGAGCTTCTTAAAGGAGTTTCTGAAGAAGAGTTCGATAACATCACGCAGCTTGCGTCCTACATCTGCAAAACACCAATCTCGCTAATTACTTTAGTTGAAACCGAAAAAAATTGGTACAAATCTAATCATGGCGGCCCTTCGATTGCTGAATCTGAAAGGAGACTTTCCCACTGCGCTCATGCTATTCTTGAACCTGATGATCTAATGGAAGTCGAGGATTTACGAGAAGATTTGCGATTTAAAGATAATCCCTTCACTTCTAACCCAGAATCGCCTATTCTTTATTACGCAGGTATGCCTTTACTTGATAATAATGGTTTTGCATTAGGAACCTTATGTGTGCTAGATACTAAGATTAATAAATTAAATGAAGATCAAAAAAGCGCTTTAAAAGCTTTAGCGAAGCAAGTAGAGAAATTATTCGAATTGCGACGTAAAAATCTATATCTAGAAAAGATTAAGCAAGAATTAGACGATCACAACTCTTTATTAAAAGATTTTGCCGGAGTAGTCTCTCACGACATGAAAATGCCTTTGGCCAATATGATTATCACAGCAGACTTGATTAAAGCTCGATACAAAGATCATGTTGATGAAAAGGGGCAAGAACATCTTTCTAATTTAAAAAAGTCGGCTTTAAAGCTTAGCGATTATATTAACGGAATACTGAATCACTACGAGAGTGATCGCATTGCATCTTCTGATCTTGTAGAATTTGATTTCCATCATCTTTTAGAAGATATTATCGATTTAATGAATATTAATGATAAATGTGAAATCAATTTTCCATCAGATAATATGATGCTGAATTGTAATCGATCTGCCTTAGAACAGATTTTTATCAACCTGATAAACAATAGCATTAAGTATAATAACAAAGAGAAAATTGTTATTGATATTGAAAGTTTTAAGGATGAAAATTTTTATCACTTCACAGTAAAAGATAACGGAATTGGCATTCCTGAAGATCAGCTATCTAATATTTTTCAGTTATTCAAAACACTTTATATTACCGATAGGCAGGGTAATCAAGGAAACGGTATTGGGCTTTCTACCGTAAAAAAATTAGTGAATTCACTTGGTGGAAAAATTAGTGTTCAATCAGTTTTAGGAGAAAGCACATGTTTTGATTTCAGTATAAAAAAATCGCTTTCTCTTTAA
- a CDS encoding BatA domain-containing protein — translation MQFKYPEVLYALILLVIPFIVHLFKFRRFQKEAFTNVKFLKKVVQENRKSNQLKKWLILTARTLALGALILAFAQPFFPSGKTAKQTTSTLFYLDNSFSMQLRGEHGPMLAYNIQQFLENAEDDTSFGLFTNTNDFGIISPKENLAEIQNIDYSSNSLNFDIINLKAQQFFKNHPAELQRLVLVSDFQQNLGKLDKLDNVEYHFVKNEPQEIKNISIDSAFVIDKNLNHINLKATFSNTEKLDRDIAITLKNGEQILAKKSINFKEDKKQEIEFRLQAEEIENGVITIEDNGLYYDNELFFSSSESPKIKVISVSDQDSDFLNRIFTEDQFEYTNFTEEEVDYSVFSNADVIILNEVKQLNTALQNQLIEGSKKGVTICIIPPSELSIENYNQLLSNLNLPLLQQKQNRELLITDIAFQHPIFDNTFEKEIDNFQYPQVQTSYNFTSIATAALSFQNNDAFLLNSGQNYMFSAAINQQNSNFQNSPLIVPVFYNMGISAIKIPDLYFEVGQENSFDVNISGNADQVVEIQQNSGDSFIPLQQNTSDKITVTTSNLPETAGNFMVAYQDEKILPISYNYPRQESKLNYLDINEFVNIEKQPNLNTYFETVKAAQQIDVLWKWFVIFALIFLTIEMLLLKFFK, via the coding sequence ATGCAGTTTAAATATCCAGAAGTTCTATATGCGCTTATTTTACTGGTTATTCCATTTATCGTTCATTTATTTAAATTTCGCCGATTTCAAAAAGAAGCTTTTACCAACGTCAAGTTTCTAAAAAAAGTAGTTCAGGAAAATCGAAAAAGTAATCAGCTTAAAAAGTGGCTGATTCTTACAGCCAGAACGCTGGCGCTTGGTGCATTGATTTTAGCTTTTGCACAGCCCTTTTTTCCTTCGGGAAAAACCGCTAAGCAAACCACTTCTACCCTATTCTATCTAGACAATTCGTTTAGCATGCAATTGCGCGGCGAACACGGGCCAATGTTAGCCTATAATATTCAGCAATTCTTAGAAAATGCTGAAGATGATACTTCTTTTGGCTTATTCACCAACACAAATGACTTCGGAATAATTTCTCCCAAAGAAAATCTGGCAGAAATACAGAATATTGATTACAGCTCAAATTCGCTTAATTTCGATATCATTAATTTAAAAGCGCAACAGTTTTTCAAAAACCATCCAGCCGAGCTACAGCGATTGGTTTTGGTATCTGATTTTCAGCAAAATTTAGGCAAATTAGATAAGCTCGATAATGTAGAATATCATTTTGTAAAAAATGAACCTCAGGAAATTAAAAATATCAGCATCGATTCGGCTTTTGTGATTGATAAAAACCTGAATCATATTAATTTAAAAGCAACATTTAGTAATACTGAAAAATTAGATCGAGATATTGCTATAACCCTGAAAAATGGAGAACAGATATTAGCTAAAAAGAGCATTAATTTTAAAGAAGATAAGAAGCAAGAAATAGAATTTAGATTGCAGGCTGAAGAAATCGAAAACGGTGTAATCACTATTGAAGATAATGGTTTGTATTATGATAACGAGCTGTTTTTTAGTTCTTCGGAATCTCCAAAAATCAAAGTTATAAGTGTTTCAGATCAAGATTCCGACTTTTTGAACCGAATTTTTACTGAAGATCAATTTGAATATACCAACTTCACTGAAGAAGAAGTCGATTACAGTGTATTTAGCAATGCCGATGTTATTATTTTGAATGAAGTGAAGCAATTAAATACCGCTTTGCAGAATCAGTTAATTGAAGGATCTAAAAAAGGCGTAACAATTTGTATAATCCCACCTTCTGAACTTTCTATTGAAAATTACAATCAGCTTTTATCGAATCTTAATTTACCGCTACTTCAGCAAAAACAAAATCGAGAGTTATTAATTACAGATATTGCTTTTCAGCATCCGATATTTGATAATACATTCGAGAAAGAAATTGATAATTTTCAGTATCCCCAAGTTCAAACTTCTTACAACTTCACTTCAATAGCAACTGCGGCTTTAAGCTTTCAGAATAACGATGCATTTTTGCTAAATTCAGGTCAAAATTATATGTTTTCCGCAGCAATTAATCAGCAGAATTCTAATTTTCAGAATTCACCTTTAATCGTTCCGGTGTTTTATAATATGGGAATTTCAGCAATAAAAATACCAGATTTATATTTCGAGGTTGGGCAGGAAAATTCGTTCGATGTAAATATTTCAGGAAATGCCGATCAGGTTGTAGAGATTCAGCAAAATTCTGGCGATAGTTTTATTCCGCTTCAGCAAAACACTTCAGATAAAATAACAGTAACAACATCAAATCTTCCAGAAACGGCAGGAAACTTTATGGTAGCCTATCAAGATGAAAAGATTTTACCTATAAGTTACAATTATCCAAGACAAGAAAGTAAACTTAATTATCTGGATATAAATGAGTTTGTAAATATCGAAAAACAACCGAATCTAAATACCTATTTTGAAACGGTAAAAGCAGCGCAACAAATCGATGTGCTTTGGAAATGGTTTGTTATTTTTGCACTAATCTTTTTAACCATAGAGATGCTCCTCTTAAAATTCTTTAAATGA
- a CDS encoding dihydroorotase has translation MKLLIKSATIVDKQSDYHLKQADILIQDGIIKKIGNAIEVEADKEINIKGLHVSQGWLDTSVSFGEPGYEERETIENGLRTAAFSGFTDVVLNAQSKPTIDNSSTIYSVKAKAQGNAVNLLPTGTLTVASKGVDLAELYDMGNAGAVSFGDYKKPVSNPNLLKIALQYAQNFGGLVQSFPLEKRIAGKGIVNEHHNSTLLGLKGIPNLAEDLQIARDLYLLEYTGGKLHIPTISTEKSVALIKEAKKKGLDITCSVAIHNLVLTDDLLSEFDTRAKVMPPLRTKKDTKALIKALKDGVIDFVTSDHDPIDIENKKVEFDNANYGSIGLESAFGALQTIFSTEETVAILTRDKERFKAEISTLAEQKLAKLSFFLPEEKYTFEKSDILSISQNSIFLGQQLKGKAIGIFNNNQLIISEEF, from the coding sequence ATGAAGCTACTTATAAAATCAGCCACAATCGTAGATAAACAAAGCGATTATCATTTAAAACAAGCCGATATTCTTATTCAGGACGGCATCATTAAAAAAATCGGAAATGCTATTGAAGTTGAAGCCGATAAAGAAATAAATATTAAAGGTTTACATGTTTCGCAAGGTTGGCTGGATACCAGCGTAAGTTTTGGAGAACCAGGTTACGAAGAGCGTGAAACTATAGAAAATGGATTAAGAACTGCGGCTTTTAGCGGTTTTACCGATGTTGTTTTAAATGCGCAATCGAAGCCAACCATCGACAATAGTTCGACGATTTATTCAGTTAAAGCAAAAGCGCAGGGAAACGCCGTCAACTTACTGCCAACCGGGACATTAACAGTTGCATCTAAAGGTGTAGATCTAGCCGAGCTTTACGATATGGGAAATGCCGGAGCGGTTAGCTTTGGAGATTATAAAAAGCCCGTTAGCAATCCTAATTTGCTCAAAATTGCATTGCAGTACGCACAGAATTTTGGCGGATTGGTACAATCCTTTCCGTTAGAAAAACGTATTGCCGGTAAGGGAATTGTAAACGAGCATCATAACAGCACGCTTTTAGGATTAAAAGGAATTCCTAATCTTGCAGAAGACTTACAAATTGCACGAGATTTGTATTTGTTAGAATATACTGGTGGCAAATTGCACATTCCTACAATTTCTACAGAAAAATCGGTTGCCTTAATTAAAGAGGCTAAAAAGAAAGGTTTAGACATAACATGCAGCGTTGCCATCCATAACTTAGTACTTACCGACGATTTGCTCAGTGAGTTTGATACTCGCGCCAAAGTAATGCCGCCGCTTAGAACTAAAAAAGATACTAAAGCGCTTATTAAAGCTTTAAAAGATGGTGTTATCGATTTTGTTACCAGCGATCACGATCCTATAGATATTGAAAATAAGAAAGTAGAATTCGATAATGCCAACTACGGAAGCATTGGTTTAGAAAGTGCTTTTGGTGCTTTACAAACTATTTTTTCTACGGAAGAAACTGTAGCGATCTTAACGCGTGACAAAGAACGCTTTAAAGCTGAAATTTCGACTTTAGCAGAACAAAAATTAGCTAAATTAAGTTTCTTTTTACCTGAAGAAAAATACACTTTTGAAAAATCTGATATTCTTTCTATTTCTCAAAATAGTATATTTCTAGGCCAACAATTAAAAGGAAAAGCGATCGGAATTTTCAATAACAATCAATTAATTATTTCCGAAGAATTTTAA
- a CDS encoding alpha/beta hydrolase, whose protein sequence is MQTAQLSLEHVIKQPKGQTEKAPVVFMFHGYGSNEQDLFSFAGELPEEFFVISVKAPYPMQPSGNAWYTIYFDDANGKFSDDEQAIKSRDLIANFIDEAIDAYPIDKKKVSILGFSQGSILSYAVALSYPEKIKNIIALSGYVNKDIIKNGFENNDFEHLDFYCSHGSVDQVIPIEWARKTKPFLDELNIKNTYSEFPVGHGVAPQNFFELKEWLEKRT, encoded by the coding sequence ATGCAAACAGCACAACTTTCTTTAGAACACGTTATAAAGCAACCCAAAGGTCAAACCGAAAAAGCTCCAGTAGTTTTTATGTTTCACGGCTACGGAAGCAACGAGCAAGACCTTTTCAGTTTTGCCGGCGAATTACCGGAAGAGTTTTTTGTGATCTCGGTAAAAGCTCCCTACCCAATGCAGCCTAGTGGCAACGCGTGGTATACTATTTATTTTGACGATGCAAACGGCAAATTTAGTGATGATGAGCAGGCTATAAAATCTAGAGATTTGATAGCTAATTTTATAGATGAAGCCATAGACGCTTATCCTATAGATAAAAAGAAAGTCAGCATTTTAGGATTTAGCCAAGGCAGTATTTTAAGTTATGCTGTGGCACTCTCCTATCCCGAAAAAATCAAAAATATAATTGCGCTAAGTGGTTATGTAAATAAAGACATTATTAAAAATGGCTTTGAAAATAACGATTTTGAACATTTAGATTTTTACTGCTCCCACGGAAGCGTAGATCAGGTTATTCCTATCGAATGGGCTAGAAAAACAAAGCCGTTTTTAGATGAATTAAATATCAAAAACACCTATTCTGAATTTCCCGTAGGTCATGGTGTAGCGCCACAAAACTTCTTTGAACTTAAGGAGTGGTTGGAGAAGAGAACATAG